A genomic stretch from Marinobacter fonticola includes:
- the rplL gene encoding 50S ribosomal protein L7/L12, with protein MALSNEDILNAIAEMSVMDVVALVEAMEEKFGVSAAAAVAAAPAAAGGEAAAAEEQTEFDVVLTGAGEKKVNVIKAVRELTGLGLKEAKEMVDSAPSTIKEAASKDDADAAKKKLEEAGASVELK; from the coding sequence ATGGCTCTGTCTAACGAAGACATTTTGAATGCAATCGCCGAAATGAGCGTTATGGACGTTGTTGCGCTCGTTGAAGCTATGGAAGAGAAGTTCGGTGTTTCTGCTGCTGCAGCTGTTGCTGCTGCTCCGGCTGCTGCCGGTGGCGAAGCTGCTGCCGCTGAAGAGCAAACCGAATTTGACGTTGTTCTGACCGGTGCCGGTGAGAAGAAGGTTAACGTTATCAAGGCCGTTCGCGAACTGACAGGCCTGGGCCTGAAAGAAGCGAAGGAAATGGTCGACAGTGCTCCGTCCACCATCAAGGAAGCTGCTTCCAAGGACGACGCTGACGCAGCCAAGAAGAAGCTTGAGGAAGCGGGCGCTTCAGTTGAGCTCAAGTAA
- the rpoB gene encoding DNA-directed RNA polymerase subunit beta — MTYSYTEKKRIRKDFSKLPSVMDVPYLLSIQLDSYRDFLQMEAAADARQETGLHAAFKSVFPIVSYSGNAALEYVSYRIGEPVFDVKECQLRGVTYAAPLRVKVRLIIYDKESSNKAIKDIKEQEVYMGEMPLMTENGTFVVNGTERVIVSQLHRSPGVFFDHDKGKTHSSGKLLYSARVIPYRGSWLDFEFDPKDSVFVRIDRRRKLPASILLRALNYTSEQMLDMFFDTSRFRLGEETCMLELVPSRLRGDIATFDIKDNDGSVIVEEGRRVTARHIRQLEKAGISELEVPTAYLYGRVTAHDMVDKSTGEVILECNAELTEESVEKLLKAGIKELETLYTNDLDCGPFMSDTLRNDPTRNQLEALVEIYRMMRPGEPPTKESAENLFNNLFFSEERYDLSSVGRMKLNRRLGREESTGQGTLTNEDIIDVLKTLIAIRNGQGNVDDIDNLGNRRIRSVGEMAENQFRVGLVRVERAVRERLSLAESEGLMPQDLINAKPVAAAVKEFFGSSQLSQFMDQNNPLSEVTHKRRVSALGPGGLTRERAGFEVRDVHPTHYGRVCPIETPEGPNIGLINSLATYARTNSYGFLESPYRKVVDGLVTDDIQYLSAIEESNFVIAQASAATDEGGRLVDELVTVRHQNEFTVTPPENVNFMDVSPRQVVSVAASLIPFLEHDDANRALMGSNMQRQAVPTLRAEKPLVGTGIERIVAQDSGVCVTARRGGVVESVDAARIVIRVNNSETEAGDAGVDIYNLTKYTRSNQNTCINQRSIVKQGDAIARGDVLADGPSVDLGELALGQNMRIAFMPWNGYNFEDSILVSEKVVQEDRFTTIHIQELTCVARDTKLGSEEITADIPNVGESALSKLDESGIVYIGAEVGAGDILVGKVTPKGETQLTPEEKLLRAIFGEKASDVKDTSSRVPTGTRGTVIDVQVFTRDGIEKDQRALSIEKDQLDQFRKDLKDEYRIVEGATYERLTSALKDQEVISGPGLKKGAKLDEAFLAELPKDDWFKLRMKDEALNELLEKSEQGLDDRRKVHDERFDDKKRKLQQGDDLAPGVLKIVKVYLAIKRRIQPGDKMAGRHGNKGVISAVMPIEDMPYDEQGNPVDVVLNPLGVPSRMNVGQVLETHLGAAAKGLGHKINAMIESQKKVAEIRSLLGEIYNHSEQTAPVPLESLSDDEILELASNLREGVPMATAVFDGAKEDEVKRMLELADMDTSGQITLYDGRTGNEFDRPVTVGYMYMLKLNHLIDDKMHARSTGSYSLVTQQPLGGKAQFGGQRFGEMEVWALEAYGAAYTLQEMLTVKSDDVNGRTKMYKNIVDGDHRMEPGMPESFNVLVKEIRSLGIDIELESD; from the coding sequence ATGACTTACTCCTACACTGAAAAAAAGCGGATCCGCAAAGATTTTAGTAAATTGCCTTCCGTGATGGATGTCCCCTATTTGCTGTCTATTCAGCTCGATTCTTATCGGGACTTCCTGCAAATGGAAGCCGCTGCGGACGCGCGCCAGGAAACTGGTTTGCACGCGGCATTCAAATCCGTATTCCCGATTGTCAGTTACTCGGGCAACGCGGCGCTCGAATACGTGAGCTACCGCATTGGCGAGCCGGTATTTGATGTCAAGGAATGTCAGCTACGGGGCGTGACCTACGCTGCACCGCTGCGTGTTAAAGTTCGTCTTATTATTTACGACAAAGAGTCGTCCAATAAGGCCATCAAAGATATTAAAGAGCAAGAAGTCTACATGGGTGAAATGCCCCTGATGACTGAGAACGGCACCTTTGTCGTGAACGGAACGGAGCGCGTCATCGTTTCCCAGCTCCACCGTTCTCCGGGTGTGTTCTTCGATCATGACAAGGGCAAGACGCACTCGTCAGGCAAGCTGCTCTATTCAGCCCGGGTAATTCCTTACCGTGGTTCCTGGCTGGATTTCGAATTCGATCCCAAGGACAGCGTCTTTGTGCGGATCGACCGTCGTCGTAAACTGCCGGCTTCGATTCTTCTGCGTGCGCTGAACTACACCTCCGAGCAGATGCTCGATATGTTCTTCGATACCAGCAGATTCCGCCTGGGCGAAGAGACCTGCATGCTTGAGCTGGTGCCGAGCCGGCTGCGGGGTGATATTGCAACTTTCGATATCAAGGATAACGACGGTAGCGTTATTGTCGAAGAAGGTCGCCGTGTAACAGCGCGCCATATCCGTCAGCTGGAAAAGGCGGGTATCAGCGAGCTGGAGGTGCCGACAGCCTATCTGTACGGTCGCGTCACCGCTCACGATATGGTCGACAAGTCGACCGGTGAAGTGATTCTTGAATGCAACGCCGAGCTGACCGAAGAGTCCGTTGAAAAACTGCTGAAGGCGGGCATCAAGGAGCTCGAAACCCTATATACCAATGATCTGGACTGCGGTCCGTTCATGTCGGACACCTTGCGTAACGACCCGACGCGCAACCAACTGGAAGCGCTGGTCGAAATCTATCGCATGATGCGTCCGGGTGAGCCGCCAACCAAGGAATCGGCGGAGAACCTGTTTAACAACCTGTTCTTCTCCGAAGAGCGGTATGACCTGTCCTCGGTCGGTCGGATGAAGCTGAACCGCAGGCTGGGTCGTGAAGAATCCACAGGCCAGGGTACGCTGACCAACGAAGACATTATCGATGTTTTGAAAACGTTGATCGCGATCCGTAATGGTCAGGGCAATGTGGATGACATTGACAACCTGGGTAACCGTCGCATTCGCTCTGTGGGTGAGATGGCGGAGAACCAGTTCCGTGTAGGTCTGGTTCGTGTTGAGCGCGCCGTTCGTGAGCGTCTGAGCCTGGCCGAAAGTGAAGGGTTGATGCCGCAGGATTTGATCAATGCGAAGCCGGTAGCGGCTGCGGTCAAGGAATTCTTCGGTTCCAGTCAGTTGTCTCAGTTCATGGATCAAAACAATCCGCTGTCTGAGGTAACGCATAAGCGCCGTGTATCGGCTCTTGGTCCGGGCGGCCTGACTCGTGAGCGGGCTGGCTTCGAGGTGCGCGACGTTCACCCGACCCACTACGGTCGTGTGTGCCCGATCGAGACTCCAGAAGGACCGAACATCGGTCTGATCAACTCGCTGGCGACTTACGCGCGCACCAACTCTTACGGCTTCCTCGAATCGCCGTACCGGAAAGTTGTCGACGGCCTGGTCACTGATGACATTCAATACCTGTCAGCGATCGAAGAAAGCAATTTTGTGATCGCTCAGGCCAGCGCCGCGACCGATGAAGGCGGCAGGCTGGTTGACGAACTGGTAACCGTGCGTCATCAGAACGAATTCACCGTTACGCCGCCGGAGAACGTCAATTTCATGGACGTGTCTCCGCGTCAGGTGGTTTCAGTGGCGGCATCGTTGATTCCGTTCCTGGAGCACGACGATGCGAACCGGGCCCTGATGGGGTCGAACATGCAGCGTCAGGCCGTTCCGACCCTGCGTGCGGAGAAGCCGCTGGTGGGTACCGGTATCGAGCGCATCGTTGCTCAGGATTCCGGTGTCTGCGTGACTGCACGCCGTGGCGGTGTCGTCGAGAGCGTGGATGCGGCCCGTATCGTTATCCGCGTCAATAACAGCGAGACCGAAGCCGGTGATGCCGGCGTCGACATCTATAACCTGACCAAGTACACCCGTTCCAACCAGAACACGTGTATCAACCAGCGTTCCATCGTGAAGCAGGGCGATGCTATCGCTCGTGGCGACGTTCTGGCTGACGGCCCGTCCGTCGACCTGGGGGAGCTGGCACTGGGTCAGAACATGCGTATCGCGTTCATGCCCTGGAACGGCTACAACTTCGAGGACTCCATTCTGGTGTCCGAGAAAGTTGTTCAGGAAGACCGTTTCACCACGATCCACATCCAGGAACTGACCTGTGTGGCGCGTGACACCAAGCTGGGCAGCGAGGAAATTACCGCCGATATCCCGAACGTTGGTGAAAGTGCGCTGTCCAAGCTGGATGAGTCCGGCATTGTGTATATCGGTGCTGAAGTGGGCGCCGGCGACATCCTGGTGGGCAAGGTGACGCCGAAAGGCGAGACTCAGCTGACCCCAGAGGAAAAGCTGCTGCGTGCCATCTTCGGTGAGAAGGCGTCCGATGTTAAGGACACCTCCTCTCGGGTGCCGACCGGTACGCGCGGTACGGTCATTGATGTGCAGGTGTTCACTCGCGATGGTATCGAGAAGGACCAGCGTGCGCTGTCCATCGAGAAGGATCAGCTCGACCAGTTCCGTAAGGACCTGAAAGACGAGTACCGCATCGTTGAAGGCGCAACGTACGAGCGTCTGACCAGCGCCTTGAAGGACCAGGAAGTCATCAGCGGTCCAGGCTTGAAGAAGGGCGCCAAGCTGGACGAGGCGTTCCTGGCTGAACTGCCGAAGGACGACTGGTTCAAGCTGCGGATGAAGGACGAAGCGCTTAACGAGCTGCTCGAGAAGTCCGAGCAGGGTCTGGATGATCGTCGCAAAGTCCATGATGAGCGTTTCGACGATAAGAAGCGCAAGCTTCAGCAGGGCGACGACCTGGCGCCGGGCGTATTGAAGATCGTCAAGGTGTATCTCGCGATCAAGCGTCGTATCCAGCCCGGTGACAAGATGGCGGGCCGTCACGGTAACAAGGGTGTTATCTCGGCAGTGATGCCTATCGAGGACATGCCTTACGACGAGCAGGGCAACCCGGTTGATGTGGTGCTGAACCCGCTGGGCGTACCCTCGCGGATGAACGTCGGTCAGGTGCTCGAGACCCACTTGGGTGCAGCAGCCAAAGGTTTGGGCCATAAGATCAATGCGATGATCGAGTCCCAGAAGAAAGTGGCTGAAATCCGCAGTCTGTTGGGCGAGATATACAACCACAGCGAGCAAACCGCGCCGGTGCCTTTGGAGTCGCTGTCAGACGACGAAATTCTGGAGCTGGCGAGCAACCTGCGCGAAGGCGTGCCCATGGCGACTGCCGTATTCGACGGCGCCAAGGAGGACGAGGTCAAGCGCATGCTGGAACTGGCCGACATGGATACCAGTGGCCAGATTACGCTGTACGACGGGCGTACCGGTAACGAGTTCGATCGTCCGGTTACCGTGGGCTACATGTATATGCTCAAGCTGAACCACCTGATCGATGACAAGATGCACGCCCGTTCAACGGGTTCGTACAGCCTTGTAACCCAGCAGCCGCTGGGCGGTAAGGCGCAGTTCGGTGGTCAGCGCTTCGGTGAGATGGAAGTTTGGGCTCTCGAGGCCTATGGCGCAGCGTACACGCTGCAGGAAATGCTCACCGTTAAGTCTGACGACGTGAACGGTCGGACCAAGATGTACAAGAACATTGTCGATGGCGATCATCGGATGGAACCGGGCATGCCCGAATCCTTCAACGTTCTTGTCAAGGAAATCCGCTCGCTGGGTATCGACATCGAGCTAGAGTCCGACTGA